One Actinomadura viridis genomic region harbors:
- a CDS encoding FadR/GntR family transcriptional regulator, whose translation MVRYSERGLHGQTVQEIARRILTGELSPGDTIDVAALGAELDLSLTALREALKVLAAKGLVASRQKRGTFVRPRSDWSLLDPDVIRWQFANRDDDTFLENLGEVRAIIEPQAARLAALRRTAHDLAALDGALSAMENAGGDPALAVEADLAFHRSLLTATHNELLERMEIVIEVGLAERDRLVHGVRPHDDPVPSHRAVLDAVHRSDPARAEEAMRDLLAKASRDLDTLRND comes from the coding sequence GTGGTGCGCTACTCAGAGCGGGGCCTGCACGGCCAGACGGTGCAGGAGATAGCCCGCCGCATCCTCACGGGGGAGCTGAGCCCCGGCGACACCATCGACGTGGCCGCCCTCGGCGCCGAGCTCGACCTCAGCCTGACCGCGCTCCGCGAGGCCCTGAAGGTCCTGGCGGCCAAGGGCCTGGTCGCCTCGCGCCAGAAGCGCGGCACCTTCGTGCGCCCCCGTTCCGACTGGAGCCTGCTCGACCCCGACGTCATCCGCTGGCAGTTCGCCAACCGCGACGACGACACGTTCCTGGAGAACCTCGGCGAGGTCCGCGCCATCATCGAGCCCCAGGCCGCCCGCCTGGCCGCCCTCCGCCGCACCGCGCACGACCTGGCCGCCCTGGACGGCGCCCTGTCCGCGATGGAGAACGCCGGCGGCGACCCGGCCCTGGCCGTGGAGGCCGACCTGGCCTTCCACCGGTCCCTGCTGACCGCCACCCACAACGAGCTCCTGGAACGGATGGAGATCGTGATCGAGGTCGGCCTGGCCGAACGCGACCGCCTCGTCCACGGCGTCCGCCCCCACGACGATCCGGTCCCCAGCCACCGCGCCGTCCTGGACGCCGTCCACCGGTCCGACCCCGCCCGCGCCGAGGAGGCCATGCGCGACCTCCTCGCCAAGGCCAGCCGCGACCTGGACACCCTCCGCAACGACTGA
- a CDS encoding DUF4380 domain-containing protein, which translates to MTGGVEVRTDTSGPYEVLWLGTGPLRLGVVPALGGRLLSLRHHGTELLWRNPALLDDRLHPASGHRPEPASGPMANWANYGGDKTWPAPQGWSSAREWAGPPDPVLDSGPYTARVRTGPGRASVTLESGHDPRTGLRLRREFRVEAGTAAYDLRLTAVNASAAPVRWALWNVAQYPGGGTVRVAVGPGFEEPVELATGTAAPAWTRPRDGGTVEVPAQDVVGKLGFPGATGRLTYTRGRHRITMDFDVHEDAAYPDGGSRAEVWMEYPLDRPLEHLGGLAPPDRIVECEALGPWERLDPGASTSLGIRVTVEGEGAEGVVGMEGGERA; encoded by the coding sequence GTGACGGGCGGCGTCGAGGTCCGGACGGACACGTCGGGCCCGTACGAGGTGCTGTGGCTCGGCACCGGGCCGCTGCGGCTCGGCGTCGTCCCGGCGCTGGGCGGAAGGCTGCTGAGCCTCCGCCACCACGGCACCGAGCTGCTGTGGCGCAACCCGGCGCTGCTGGACGACCGGCTGCACCCGGCCAGCGGGCACCGGCCGGAACCCGCCTCGGGGCCGATGGCGAACTGGGCGAACTACGGCGGTGACAAGACCTGGCCCGCCCCGCAGGGATGGTCGTCGGCGCGGGAGTGGGCGGGGCCGCCCGATCCGGTGCTGGACTCCGGCCCGTACACCGCGCGGGTCCGCACCGGGCCGGGGCGCGCGAGCGTCACGCTGGAGAGCGGGCACGACCCGCGTACGGGGCTGCGGCTCCGCCGCGAGTTCCGGGTGGAGGCCGGGACGGCCGCCTACGACCTGCGGCTCACGGCGGTCAACGCGTCGGCCGCGCCGGTGCGCTGGGCGCTGTGGAACGTCGCCCAGTACCCGGGCGGCGGGACCGTCCGCGTGGCGGTCGGACCCGGCTTCGAGGAGCCGGTCGAGCTCGCGACCGGCACGGCCGCGCCCGCCTGGACCCGCCCGCGGGACGGCGGGACCGTGGAGGTCCCGGCCCAGGACGTCGTCGGCAAGCTCGGCTTCCCCGGCGCCACGGGCCGGCTGACCTACACGCGCGGGCGGCACCGGATCACGATGGACTTCGACGTCCACGAGGACGCCGCGTACCCGGACGGGGGCTCGCGCGCCGAGGTGTGGATGGAGTACCCCCTGGACCGGCCGCTGGAGCATCTCGGCGGGCTCGCACCGCCGGACCGGATCGTCGAGTGCGAGGCGCTCGGGCCGTGGGAGCGGCTCGACCCCGGCGCCTCGACGTCCCTCGGCATCCGGGTGACGGTGGAAGGCGAGGGCGCGGAGGGCGTGGTGGGCATGGAAGGCGGGGAACGGGCATGA
- a CDS encoding ABC transporter permease has protein sequence MTTAQTGRAPSPPGARSGGAAARLLAGRAHQLNEIGLLVAIVVLYVALGSSAEGFLSVHNQLGMLRDAAMIGIAAWGVTLVIIAGEIDISIGPATAFASVLVAKGSTEWGLGVAGAIVLTLLLGAVWGAIAGWLRAVFDVPSFITTLGLWSILGGLGLYLTDALPVTLPSSGTFDVLGGDVLGVPAAAVIMLVLFGVFAYIARYTAYGRSVYTIGGNAAAARLAGIDLKRTRVLLFATTGFLSAVTGILLAARLGSGSGGAAAGLEFDVIAAVVIGGTALAGGRGAMLGTLLGVVFITVIGNGLVLLGVDSFLQNVVRGVIIVGAVLVNVIVARRGRAAAAS, from the coding sequence ATGACCACCGCACAGACCGGCCGGGCCCCCTCGCCGCCCGGCGCCCGCTCCGGGGGCGCGGCTGCCCGGCTGCTCGCCGGGCGGGCGCACCAGCTGAACGAGATCGGCCTGCTGGTCGCCATCGTCGTCCTGTACGTGGCGCTCGGCAGCTCGGCCGAGGGCTTCCTGTCGGTGCACAACCAGCTGGGCATGCTGCGCGACGCCGCCATGATCGGGATCGCCGCGTGGGGCGTCACCCTCGTCATCATCGCGGGGGAGATCGACATCAGCATCGGCCCGGCGACGGCCTTCGCCTCGGTGCTGGTCGCCAAGGGCAGCACCGAGTGGGGGCTCGGGGTCGCCGGGGCGATCGTGCTCACCCTGCTCCTCGGGGCGGTGTGGGGAGCGATCGCGGGCTGGCTGCGGGCCGTGTTCGACGTGCCGTCGTTCATCACGACGCTGGGCCTGTGGAGCATCCTCGGCGGGCTGGGGCTCTACCTCACCGACGCGCTGCCGGTGACGCTCCCGAGCAGCGGCACGTTCGACGTGCTGGGCGGGGACGTGCTGGGCGTCCCGGCCGCGGCCGTCATCATGCTGGTGCTGTTCGGGGTGTTCGCCTACATCGCCCGGTACACCGCGTACGGACGCTCGGTCTACACGATCGGCGGGAACGCGGCGGCCGCGCGGCTGGCGGGCATCGACCTCAAGCGGACCCGGGTGCTGCTGTTCGCCACCACCGGGTTCCTGTCGGCGGTGACCGGCATCCTGCTGGCGGCCCGGCTGGGGTCGGGCAGCGGCGGCGCCGCCGCCGGGCTGGAGTTCGACGTGATCGCCGCGGTGGTGATCGGCGGCACCGCGCTGGCCGGCGGGCGCGGCGCGATGCTCGGCACCCTGCTCGGCGTCGTGTTCATCACCGTGATCGGCAACGGGCTGGTGCTGCTCGGCGTGGACTCCTTCCTCCAGAACGTGGTGCGCGGTGTGATCATCGTCGGCGCGGTGCTGGTGAACGTGATCGTGGCCCGCCGCGGGCGTGCCGCGGCGGCCTCCTGA
- the dgoD gene encoding galactonate dehydratase: MKITRVETFLVPPRWLFCRVETDEGIAGWGEPVVEGRAATTRTAVEELSDLLIGEDPRRVEDLWQAMTKAAFYRGGPVLSSAVAGIDQALWDILGKSLGVPVHQLLGGAVRDRVRVYGWVGGDEPGAVGESAAAQMEAGLTAVKINASGRIGPFPTAREIDQVIGRVATVREAIGDGNDVAVDFHGRVAVPAARRLVPLLEPFRPLFVEEPVLPEYTHRLGDLVAATTTPIACGERLFSRAEFLPALQAGIGVAQPDLSHAGGISEVRRIASLAEVYGAMLAPHCPLGPLSLAASLQVAFATPNFLIQEQSIGIHYNDGAELLDYMADRSPFAFVDGSVERWEAPGLGIEIDEAAVRRADRIGHRWRPPVWRHPDGGRAEW, from the coding sequence GTGAAGATCACCCGAGTGGAGACGTTCCTCGTACCGCCGCGCTGGCTGTTCTGCCGGGTGGAGACGGACGAGGGGATCGCCGGCTGGGGTGAGCCGGTGGTCGAGGGACGCGCCGCGACCACCCGTACCGCCGTGGAGGAGCTGTCCGACCTGCTGATCGGGGAGGACCCGCGGCGCGTCGAGGATCTGTGGCAGGCCATGACCAAGGCGGCGTTCTACCGGGGCGGCCCGGTGCTCTCCAGCGCGGTCGCCGGGATCGACCAGGCCCTCTGGGACATCCTGGGCAAGTCCCTGGGCGTTCCGGTGCACCAGCTGCTCGGCGGCGCGGTCCGCGACCGGGTCCGGGTGTACGGCTGGGTCGGCGGGGACGAGCCCGGCGCGGTGGGGGAGTCGGCCGCCGCGCAGATGGAGGCCGGGCTGACCGCCGTGAAGATCAACGCCTCCGGGCGGATCGGCCCGTTCCCGACCGCCCGCGAGATCGACCAGGTGATCGGGCGGGTCGCGACCGTCCGCGAGGCGATCGGGGACGGCAACGACGTGGCGGTCGACTTCCACGGCCGGGTCGCGGTCCCGGCCGCGCGGCGCCTGGTGCCGCTGCTGGAACCGTTCCGCCCCCTGTTCGTCGAGGAGCCGGTGCTGCCGGAGTACACGCACCGGCTCGGCGACCTGGTCGCGGCCACCACCACGCCCATCGCGTGCGGCGAGCGGCTGTTCTCGCGGGCGGAGTTCCTGCCCGCGCTGCAGGCCGGGATCGGGGTGGCGCAGCCCGACCTGTCCCACGCCGGGGGGATCTCGGAGGTCCGGCGGATCGCCTCGCTCGCCGAGGTGTACGGGGCGATGCTCGCCCCGCACTGCCCGCTGGGCCCGCTGTCGCTGGCGGCGAGCCTGCAGGTGGCGTTCGCGACGCCGAACTTCCTCATCCAGGAGCAGAGCATCGGCATCCACTACAACGACGGCGCCGAGCTGCTCGACTACATGGCCGACCGGTCGCCGTTCGCGTTCGTGGACGGCTCGGTCGAACGCTGGGAGGCGCCCGGCCTGGGAATCGAGATCGACGAGGCCGCGGTCCGCCGCGCCGACCGCATCGGCCACCGCTGGCGGCCCCCCGTATGGCGGCACCCCGACGGAGGCCGCGCCGAATGGTGA
- a CDS encoding SDR family NAD(P)-dependent oxidoreductase — MTTSRPVAVVTGAAQGIGAATARRLAADGYAVALLDVSPEVERVAAELTAGGAAALGVLCDVADPGAWERAMEACHRALGTADVLVSNALLYEPGPAHELTLDSWRRQLDVTLTGTFLGVRATLEDLRASDRAAIVIVSSVHASFGLPSRPAYAAAKAGLTGLTRQLAVEYGPGVRVNAVLPGPILTAQWEGIGAEERERSAAETVAGRLGNPEEVAGAVAFLAGPDASYVTGTSLYVDGGWSITKSSA, encoded by the coding sequence ATGACGACCTCACGACCGGTCGCCGTCGTCACCGGCGCCGCCCAGGGGATCGGCGCGGCGACCGCGCGGCGCCTGGCGGCCGACGGGTACGCCGTGGCGCTGCTGGACGTGTCCCCCGAGGTGGAGCGGGTCGCCGCGGAACTGACCGCCGGAGGCGCCGCCGCGCTGGGCGTCCTCTGCGACGTCGCCGACCCCGGCGCCTGGGAACGCGCCATGGAGGCGTGCCACCGCGCGCTCGGCACGGCCGACGTCCTGGTCTCCAACGCCCTGCTGTACGAGCCGGGCCCGGCGCACGAGCTGACGCTGGACTCCTGGCGGCGCCAGCTCGACGTCACCCTCACCGGGACGTTCCTCGGCGTCAGGGCGACGCTGGAGGACCTGCGGGCCAGCGACCGGGCCGCGATCGTGATCGTCTCGTCCGTGCACGCCTCGTTCGGGCTCCCGTCCCGTCCCGCGTACGCGGCGGCCAAGGCCGGGCTGACCGGCCTGACCCGGCAGCTCGCCGTCGAGTACGGCCCCGGCGTGCGGGTCAACGCCGTGCTGCCGGGGCCGATCCTCACCGCTCAGTGGGAGGGGATCGGCGCCGAGGAGCGGGAGCGCAGCGCCGCCGAGACGGTCGCGGGCCGGCTCGGGAACCCGGAGGAGGTCGCCGGGGCGGTCGCGTTCCTGGCCGGGCCGGACGCCTCGTACGTCACGGGCACGTCGCTGTACGTGGACGGGGGCTGGAGCATCACCAAGAGTTCGGCGTGA
- a CDS encoding sugar ABC transporter ATP-binding protein: MTLVRITDVTKHYPGVRALTGASLEIEAGEVRALLGRNGAGKSTLIRVLSGVERADAGTVEIDGVPLGDGGVRRAGELGVETVHQELSLVPGMTAAENLFLGAWPRGGGRVDHAAMRRAAREIFERLGLDIAPDAQVGTLPLAEQQLVEICRAVRREPRLLILDEPTSALAAAEVETVLEAVRRIAESGVAVVYVSHRLDEIRRIARTATVMRDGEVVGTVDMATTSTDEAVAMMLGSAYRAAARPRAREVDRTGVPRLSVSGVRVPPKVVEVSFDLYPGEILGLAGLMGSGRTEILRAVAGFDPIAAGTVRVDGAEVPRVTAAGMKRRGVGLTPEDRKREAIVPLLGVGENMVMSDYGAVSTGTSVVPSKIDGAARGLIGRLSIATASSRTPVVTLSGGNQQKAVIGRWLHAGSRILLLDEPTRGVDVEAKEGIYRLVRELADQGAAVLFVSGELEELPLVCDRVIALRGGEVAAEFTGDDVTVDAVLSAAMAA, from the coding sequence ATGACCCTGGTACGCATCACCGACGTCACCAAGCACTATCCCGGTGTCCGGGCGCTGACCGGCGCGAGCCTCGAGATCGAGGCGGGGGAGGTCCGGGCGCTCCTCGGCCGCAACGGCGCGGGCAAGTCCACCCTGATCCGGGTGCTGTCGGGCGTCGAGCGCGCCGACGCCGGCACCGTGGAGATCGACGGCGTGCCGCTGGGCGACGGTGGCGTGCGCCGCGCGGGCGAGCTGGGCGTGGAGACCGTCCACCAGGAACTCAGCCTGGTGCCGGGGATGACGGCGGCGGAGAACCTGTTCCTGGGCGCCTGGCCGCGCGGCGGCGGGCGGGTCGACCATGCCGCGATGCGCCGCGCGGCCCGTGAGATCTTCGAGCGGCTGGGCTTGGACATCGCCCCGGACGCCCAGGTTGGAACGCTCCCATTGGCGGAGCAGCAGCTGGTGGAGATCTGCCGGGCGGTGCGCCGCGAGCCGCGGCTGCTGATCCTGGACGAGCCCACCAGCGCGCTGGCGGCGGCCGAGGTCGAGACCGTCCTGGAGGCGGTCCGGCGGATCGCCGAGAGCGGGGTCGCCGTCGTCTACGTCAGCCACCGGCTCGACGAGATCCGGCGGATCGCGCGGACGGCGACGGTCATGCGCGACGGCGAGGTCGTGGGCACCGTCGACATGGCGACGACCTCCACCGATGAGGCCGTGGCGATGATGCTGGGCTCGGCCTACCGGGCCGCCGCCCGCCCGCGGGCGCGCGAGGTGGACCGGACCGGCGTGCCCCGGCTGTCGGTGTCGGGGGTGCGCGTCCCGCCGAAGGTCGTGGAGGTGTCCTTCGACCTCTACCCCGGCGAGATCCTGGGCCTGGCCGGGCTGATGGGCTCGGGACGCACCGAGATCCTGCGGGCCGTCGCCGGGTTCGACCCGATCGCCGCCGGGACCGTCCGGGTGGACGGCGCGGAGGTCCCCCGCGTCACGGCGGCCGGCATGAAGCGGCGCGGCGTCGGCCTGACGCCCGAGGACCGCAAGCGGGAGGCGATCGTCCCCCTGCTGGGCGTCGGCGAGAACATGGTGATGTCCGACTACGGCGCCGTCAGCACGGGCACCTCCGTGGTGCCGTCCAAGATCGACGGCGCCGCCCGCGGGCTGATCGGGCGGCTGTCGATCGCCACCGCGTCGAGCCGTACCCCCGTCGTCACCCTCAGCGGGGGCAACCAGCAGAAGGCCGTGATCGGCCGGTGGCTGCACGCGGGCAGCCGGATCCTGCTGCTGGACGAGCCGACCCGGGGCGTCGACGTGGAGGCCAAGGAGGGGATCTACCGGCTGGTCCGGGAGCTGGCCGACCAGGGCGCGGCCGTGCTCTTCGTGTCCGGGGAGCTGGAGGAGCTGCCCCTGGTGTGCGATCGGGTGATCGCGCTGCGCGGCGGCGAGGTCGCCGCCGAGTTCACCGGCGATGACGTGACCGTCGACGCCGTCCTGTCCGCCGCGATGGCGGCCTAG
- a CDS encoding bifunctional 4-hydroxy-2-oxoglutarate aldolase/2-dehydro-3-deoxy-phosphogluconate aldolase, with amino-acid sequence MITRTGLLEELRNRRLVAIIRGSDPAASVRTALTLAEEGVHLVEVSLSGRDGLAVIEEIARTAGDAVRLGAGTVLTGDDARRARDAGAAYIVTPSLGAGVDEALRLDLPVLAGALTPTETAAAVAAGATAVKLFPASAHGPAYLSALRDPFPEVPFVPVGGVGAAEAPAFLARGAIAVGVGSPLCGDAPHGGDLAELRDRARTFIAALETGAAGRRAGS; translated from the coding sequence ATGATCACTCGCACCGGACTGCTGGAGGAACTGCGGAACCGGCGCCTGGTCGCCATCATCCGCGGCTCGGACCCGGCCGCGTCCGTACGGACGGCCCTGACACTGGCCGAGGAGGGCGTCCACCTGGTCGAGGTGTCGCTGAGCGGACGGGACGGGCTCGCGGTCATCGAGGAGATCGCCCGCACCGCCGGGGACGCGGTGCGGCTCGGCGCGGGAACGGTCCTGACCGGCGACGACGCGCGCCGCGCGCGGGACGCCGGCGCCGCCTACATCGTCACGCCCTCGCTGGGGGCGGGCGTGGACGAGGCGCTGCGGCTGGACCTGCCCGTGCTGGCCGGGGCGCTCACCCCGACCGAGACGGCCGCCGCGGTCGCCGCCGGGGCGACGGCGGTCAAGCTGTTCCCCGCGAGCGCGCACGGGCCCGCGTACCTCTCCGCACTGCGCGACCCGTTCCCCGAGGTGCCGTTCGTCCCGGTCGGGGGCGTCGGGGCGGCCGAGGCGCCCGCCTTCCTCGCCCGGGGCGCGATCGCGGTCGGTGTCGGCTCCCCCCTCTGCGGCGACGCCCCCCACGGCGGCGACCTGGCGGAGCTGCGGGACCGGGCCCGCACGTTCATCGCGGCCCTGGAGACGGGCGCCGCGGGCAGGCGGGCCGGGTCGTGA
- a CDS encoding nitroreductase family deazaflavin-dependent oxidoreductase: MNAFTNTRIRRGRSKLMGMDVLILHTVGRRSGQRRETPLAWFDGGEDARLIIASGGGARHPDWYANLVAHTDQVSIELPGRDAVPVTASRLEGADREQAWGRITAAQPRYAKYQSKSDREYPVIRLTPR; this comes from the coding sequence ATGAACGCTTTCACGAACACGCGTATCCGACGTGGCCGCAGCAAGCTCATGGGCATGGACGTACTGATCCTGCACACGGTGGGGCGCCGGAGCGGGCAGCGGCGGGAGACGCCGCTGGCGTGGTTCGACGGCGGCGAGGACGCGCGGTTGATCATCGCGTCGGGCGGTGGGGCCCGGCACCCGGACTGGTACGCCAATCTGGTGGCGCACACCGACCAGGTCTCGATCGAACTGCCCGGCCGTGACGCCGTCCCGGTGACGGCGTCACGGCTCGAAGGCGCCGATCGTGAGCAGGCGTGGGGGCGCATCACGGCCGCCCAGCCCCGCTACGCGAAGTACCAGAGCAAATCCGACCGGGAGTACCCGGTGATCAGGCTCACCCCGCGGTGA
- a CDS encoding signal peptidase II — protein MSIARTSQAASGEPRLYRRMLVLAAAILLIDQASKAWAISALSDGRNITLIPDLLGLRLLYNPGAAFSIGAESTWVFTLATAVTVAGVLFVGRRLRSAAWTAALGGLLGGAASHLLDRLSREPGFGRGHVVDFIDYGVFVGNIADIALTVTCAAIFLLNLRGVPLGDAADRPEPEPPAAEDGGAPPARTERA, from the coding sequence ATGTCGATCGCTCGAACTTCGCAGGCGGCGAGCGGAGAGCCGCGGCTGTACCGGCGGATGCTCGTTCTCGCCGCCGCGATCCTCCTCATCGATCAGGCCTCGAAGGCCTGGGCGATCTCGGCGCTCTCGGACGGCCGGAACATCACGCTGATCCCGGACCTGCTCGGGCTGCGCCTCCTGTACAACCCCGGCGCCGCGTTCTCCATCGGAGCCGAGTCCACCTGGGTGTTCACCCTGGCGACGGCCGTCACGGTCGCCGGCGTCCTGTTCGTGGGCAGGCGGCTGCGCTCGGCCGCCTGGACCGCCGCGCTCGGCGGGCTCCTGGGCGGCGCCGCCTCCCACCTGCTCGACCGCCTCTCGCGCGAGCCCGGATTCGGGCGAGGGCATGTCGTCGACTTCATCGACTACGGCGTGTTCGTGGGCAACATCGCCGACATCGCCCTCACCGTCACCTGCGCCGCGATCTTCCTGCTCAACCTGCGCGGCGTCCCCCTCGGTGACGCAGCCGACCGGCCAGAGCCGGAACCACCCGCGGCGGAAGACGGCGGAGCTCCGCCCGCCCGAACGGAACGAGCCTGA
- a CDS encoding substrate-binding domain-containing protein, with protein MNHAKRRALAVLVTVMVLAATAAACGKVGENGRIGVVYLNAEGYYAGVGRGLRATLDGGPQLVQTNIRSDPARESSFINTMSSAKVDALIVSPASATASIPALRLAKESDVPVICYNTCIEDAKAREYVRAFVLGSPAEFGRVSGEQMGDHFRSAGVRSPRVGIINCEQFEVCIERRKGFEQALKEKVPGARIVANQQGLQMDEAVERAEQLLVAHPDLDAFYGEAGSQTLGAVRAVEARGRAGKTVVFGGDMSVDAAKKLQDGRVLKGVADISGIKVGRLAGRAAQDVLEGRPGGSFIIPAPVDRYLGAQDGARWLREHPDGIP; from the coding sequence ATGAACCATGCCAAGCGCCGTGCCCTGGCCGTGCTCGTCACGGTCATGGTCCTGGCGGCCACGGCGGCGGCCTGCGGCAAGGTGGGCGAGAACGGCCGGATCGGCGTCGTCTACCTCAACGCCGAGGGCTACTACGCCGGAGTCGGCCGGGGCCTGCGCGCCACCCTGGACGGCGGGCCGCAGCTCGTCCAGACCAACATCCGGTCGGACCCGGCCAGGGAGAGCTCCTTCATCAACACGATGAGCTCGGCCAAGGTGGACGCGCTCATCGTCTCGCCCGCGTCGGCCACCGCGTCGATCCCGGCGCTGCGGCTGGCGAAGGAGAGCGACGTCCCGGTCATCTGCTACAACACCTGCATCGAGGACGCGAAGGCCCGCGAGTACGTGCGCGCCTTCGTGCTGGGCTCGCCGGCCGAGTTCGGGCGGGTCAGCGGCGAGCAGATGGGCGATCACTTCCGGTCCGCGGGGGTCAGGAGCCCCCGGGTTGGGATCATCAACTGCGAGCAGTTCGAGGTCTGCATCGAACGGCGCAAGGGCTTCGAGCAGGCCCTGAAGGAGAAGGTGCCCGGCGCCCGGATCGTGGCCAACCAGCAGGGCCTCCAGATGGACGAGGCGGTCGAGCGGGCCGAGCAGCTGCTGGTCGCCCACCCCGACCTGGACGCCTTCTACGGCGAGGCCGGGTCCCAGACGCTCGGCGCGGTCCGGGCGGTCGAGGCGCGCGGCAGGGCCGGGAAGACGGTGGTGTTCGGCGGCGACATGTCCGTCGACGCGGCCAAGAAGCTCCAGGACGGGCGGGTCCTCAAGGGCGTCGCGGACATCTCCGGGATCAAGGTCGGCCGGCTGGCGGGCCGGGCCGCGCAGGACGTGCTGGAGGGCAGGCCGGGGGGTTCGTTCATCATCCCCGCGCCGGTGGACCGGTATCTCGGTGCCCAGGACGGCGCGCGCTGGCTGCGGGAGCACCCCGATGGCATCCCGTAG
- a CDS encoding zinc-dependent alcohol dehydrogenase family protein: MTTTEPATMKGVFLPGDSTAEPREYPVPRPGHGQVLVEIGASGICGSDIGFIYRGYKGYRGVDGPAYRGVIAGHEPSGRIVAAGPGVRRFGVGDRVIVYHIVGCGLCDNCRRGHYISCAFGRESYGWQRDGGHAPFLLAEERTCVPLPDELSYVDGALIACGFGTAYEGLRRAGVSGDTDLLVVGLGPVGLAAGMIGRGMGARKVVGVEPSGPRRGWAETLGVFDRTLAPGDGTVEEVADITRRGGAAVTIDCSGTRPGRSLALEAAAEWGHVSLVGEGGDLLTEVSDTLLHKQLTIHASWVTSLPAMSELARNLVGWGLSPEKVVSDTFAFSRADEAYALAAGASEGKVCLVPDPER, encoded by the coding sequence ATGACGACGACGGAACCGGCGACCATGAAGGGCGTCTTCCTGCCCGGGGACTCCACGGCGGAGCCGCGCGAGTACCCGGTGCCGCGGCCGGGGCACGGCCAGGTGCTGGTCGAGATCGGCGCCTCGGGCATCTGCGGCAGCGACATCGGCTTCATCTACCGCGGCTACAAGGGGTACCGGGGCGTGGACGGCCCGGCCTACCGGGGCGTGATCGCGGGGCACGAGCCGTCCGGCCGGATCGTCGCCGCCGGGCCGGGGGTACGGCGGTTCGGCGTGGGCGACCGCGTGATCGTGTACCACATCGTGGGCTGCGGCCTGTGCGACAACTGCCGCCGCGGGCACTACATCAGCTGCGCCTTCGGGCGCGAGTCGTACGGATGGCAGCGCGACGGCGGGCACGCCCCGTTCCTGCTGGCCGAGGAGCGGACCTGCGTGCCGCTGCCCGACGAGCTGTCCTACGTGGACGGCGCGCTCATCGCCTGCGGGTTCGGCACCGCGTACGAGGGCCTGCGGCGCGCCGGGGTCAGCGGCGACACCGACCTGCTGGTGGTGGGGCTCGGCCCGGTGGGGCTGGCGGCCGGGATGATCGGGCGCGGCATGGGGGCGCGCAAGGTCGTCGGGGTGGAGCCGTCCGGGCCGCGCCGCGGCTGGGCGGAGACGCTCGGCGTGTTCGACCGCACCCTCGCGCCCGGCGACGGCACGGTGGAGGAGGTCGCGGACATCACCAGACGCGGCGGGGCGGCCGTGACCATCGACTGCTCGGGGACCCGCCCCGGCCGGAGCCTGGCGCTGGAGGCGGCGGCCGAGTGGGGGCACGTGTCCCTGGTCGGCGAGGGCGGCGACCTGCTCACCGAGGTGTCGGACACGCTGCTGCACAAGCAGCTCACCATCCACGCCTCCTGGGTGACCTCGCTCCCGGCGATGAGCGAGCTGGCGCGCAACCTCGTCGGCTGGGGCCTGAGCCCCGAGAAGGTCGTGAGCGACACCTTCGCCTTCTCGCGGGCGGACGAGGCGTACGCGCTCGCCGCCGGGGCCAGCGAGGGCAAGGTCTGCCTCGTCCCGGACCCCGAACGGTGA